GTCTATGCTGGCTATACACATGTTTTGACAGATGAAATCTTCGTAGGACCAGTATGTATATTACACCTATATTTTGCTCCAGCTGATGTCTAATCCAACAAATTACCTAAAACAGCTAAAAGCCTTAACTCACAAGCCAATGGAAAGCaatactttttattaaattgaacttTTCCCAACGACTCCTGTTTAATTTTAACACAAATTCCTGTTTAATTTTAGACCAAGTTTATATGGTCATCATCCAGAATgacctttcttcttttcttttttcgtaCTTTTTTTTCATGGCCTACTTTTGAGGCCTTTGAGTAAACTTTTTTCCATTTCATAAAAGGAATCAAAAGCCAATGATTTCCAGTCAAAACATTGCATACTCTGCTATTCAAATGCTCTCTTTATCATTCTCAGAAAGCCACAATTAACACATCAGTACACCGAGAATTGACAGATTCATCCGGaaaaaagatatatacatatatataattataattataaatcaCTAAACCTGGTTGTGGTCATACATAAGCAATCACACCCTTTTTCTAAGTTGGCTCATAATTGTTACAAACAACACTTGATCATCTCTAAAGATATACAGCATTGCACACATTCCCCTTGTTATGGGTTAGATCTTGCGATTTTGTCAGATTGGTTTTCATTACACTAGCTAAAATGACTACTGTCCAGTCACGGAGGCTGACAAAAGAAATGGATAGCTGAGCTGTAAAGATCCACCTGAATATACCTCAAAAGAAAGCAGCTTTCATGGTGCGGACTTTGCTATTATCAGGCATAAAGAGGGGAAGCAGATGGCCGAGGGTATGCAGCAGTGCTCCTTCCATTGTTAGTATCACCAGTACTTCGCCTGCGTATCCGGGGTTTGCTGCTAATGTTGTTTGGATTGCTTCCACATTCACCAGAATCCTGGAGCTGCTCCAATGCTGTTACGACCTCGTTCATTCTCGGTCTGAATTTGGCTTCAGCAGACAAGCATCGCAAAGCAAGGGTTGCGGCCTTGAAGGCAGCTTCCATTGAATACTGGCGTTCAAGACGGTTATCTAGGACACGGAATATTTTGCGTTTGTTGGCCAGGTATGGTTTGGCCCATTCCACCAGGTTGTGTTCTCCGGATGGTCGATTCTTGTCAACTGCTCTGCGCCCAGATAACATCTCCAGCAGCACAACTCCGAAACTATAGACATCACTCCTAGCAGTCAAATGACCTACGTTGGAGCAAAAATAATGAATAAGTACTAGAAGCACTGAACGTCTACCAAATCCAACAAAGACCAGTAGGCAAACTAAATAGAGCACTTCTAAGTGATATTAGTAAGTACCTGTGGCTAAATACTCAGGAGCAGCATATCCATAGGTTCCCATGACCCTGGTAGAAACATGGCTCTTATCACCTGTTGGCCCATCCTTGGCCAACCCAAAATCAGAAAGCTTTGCATTGTAGTTCTGCGGTGACATCAGAGTAAGAGGTTCTCAAAGGAGTCGATGATGGACAGTTTTTGGAGAAAATCATCAAATGAAACAATGGAAGGAGCACACAGAATGTTGGCCTAACAAGTCACATACCGAATCAAGCAAGACATTGGAAGTCTTGAAGTCTCGATAGATCACTTTTGTTTCAGCACTGTGAAGAAAGGCTAGCCCCTTTGCTGCACCAAGAGCAACCTTCATCCGAAGGCTCCATGAAAGAGGCTGGAAATACGTACCTCCTGGTACagataattaaatgttatgaTAAAAAGAAGAACCATCCAATTTCAGCAGAAAAATGGCAGAGAAAGAACTTACTTCTGAATAAATGATTCTCCAAGCTGCCACGAGGCATGAATTCATACACCAAAAGACGGTGTTCATCCTCTAAGCAATATCCAATCAATTTCACAAGATGAGGATGATAAAGCTGTCCCAGATAATTCACCTCCGCCTATAaggataaaaaaaaaaaggagtaaaTCTCTGCAGTAATGCACTTTGATTACAAAGCatcattttaaaactttttaaccaTTAGCAAGGCCAACATGatgaaaataaatcaataagCTCCCAGATAAACATCTTAAAGCAAGCAAGTGAATCTAAAATGTCCGAGGAAACTACAAAATATTAGCTGTCACCGTAACTATAACCTGAACCTTAAGCTTAAGGCTTCCTTTAATCTGAAAAAACAATGAGGTGAACGTTGACTCACCAACCACTCCCTATGACCTTGGAACCCTTCCTGGTTAAGCCTTTTCACAGCAATAACCGTCCCAGTTCCAGGCTTGGAAGCAGCTAATGAATTCTCATCGATCCAAGCCTTAAACACCGAGCCAAAACCGCCTTCTCCGAG
The sequence above is drawn from the Gossypium hirsutum isolate 1008001.06 chromosome A05, Gossypium_hirsutum_v2.1, whole genome shotgun sequence genome and encodes:
- the LOC107959117 gene encoding probable serine/threonine-protein kinase PBL9; protein product: MGICLSARINESPSNTGLSSKYVSSDGKDTSSTSSKASSFSAPLTPRSEGEILQSPNLKSFSFADLKMATRNFRPDSVLGEGGFGSVFKAWIDENSLAASKPGTGTVIAVKRLNQEGFQGHREWLAEVNYLGQLYHPHLVKLIGYCLEDEHRLLVYEFMPRGSLENHLFRRGTYFQPLSWSLRMKVALGAAKGLAFLHSAETKVIYRDFKTSNVLLDSNYNAKLSDFGLAKDGPTGDKSHVSTRVMGTYGYAAPEYLATGHLTARSDVYSFGVVLLEMLSGRRAVDKNRPSGEHNLVEWAKPYLANKRKIFRVLDNRLERQYSMEAAFKAATLALRCLSAEAKFRPRMNEVVTALEQLQDSGECGSNPNNISSKPRIRRRSTGDTNNGRSTAAYPRPSASPLYA